In Mercenaria mercenaria strain notata chromosome 13, MADL_Memer_1, whole genome shotgun sequence, a single window of DNA contains:
- the LOC128547758 gene encoding uncharacterized protein LOC128547758 → MERTDSDIFSTLSGESVLQRLYKKTSLYPTKKKPPSALSKTSLCSCGDRPVSLYCRTDDTLLCKPCKYRSHIRCHVERLEHVAKSILDSKEWETTLKKLTTLKHVFQKMKDNRRLKKLQHRQEKKSILQLSKRWNMLQSTRRALKREVVSGMDKHQGNLDSIEKIMARQSGWVAKQIDEYLNEFSEYLDTGNEIGAFIGLHKARKDLETFHNVLSEVTEDQNTDDVFEELRTVLSGIYQCENPGNVMLAHNLKPNKSVSLPALHENSKNINSSGELHSSARQTPHRLSRLSSASRRFRPAFRPQAIRMATFVSSLRSGRSSRGLTKTSMSIKRLIQDHRPKKFRVNSTTSDIQENHVTAMCSLPGGELLAIDGKNNKVKLFSKSDVFITELDFGSSVWDLTTISKFEVLVTCPSEGKLQRVKVTTGAHGCELAKTSYILTQKECRAICFIGNKVYVSYSGIKPCIKILSKDGIMFRSIEPCTGKITLFKNPLYMLVTKLGKLIYVSDFSLQRVVKIDQKGKLHGVIDLSPGWPLGLGTTKDEMLIVASSGTNDIKIITRGSLNTSVESDLLESDPCAITVKETKEGKQLYIACTGSSFVNVFAMV, encoded by the coding sequence ATGGAGAGAACAGacagcgatatattcagtacgttGTCTGGGGAAAGTGTCTTGCAGAGGTTGTACAAAAAGACGTCGCTGTACCCCACGAAAAAGAAGCCACCCTCCGCGTTGTCCAAGACAAGTCTTTGCAGCTGCGGGGATCGTCCAGTATCCTTGTACTGCAGGACAGACGACACTTTATTGTGTAAACCATGTAAGTACAGAAGTCATATTCGATGTCACGTGGAAAGACTTGAGCACGTGGCTAAAAGCATTCTAGATTCTAAAGAATGGGAAACGACACTGAAGAAATTGACCACTCTCAAACACGTGTTTCAGAAGATGAAAGACAATAGACGGTTGAAGAAATTGCAGCATCGACAAGAGAAGAAAAGCATACTGCAGTTATCAAAGCGATGGAATATGTTGCAATCAACGAGGCGTGCATTGAAGAGAGAGGTAGTATCAGGGATGGACAAGCATCAGGGCAATTTAGATTCCATCGAAAAAATTATGGCTAGACAGTCAGGATGGGTCGCAAAACAAATTGACGAATATTTGAATGAGTTCAGCGAATACCTCGATACTGGAAATGAAATTGGGGCTTTCATAGGGCTTCATAAAGCGAGAAAAGATCTGGAAACATTCCACAACGTTCTTAGTGAAGTAACAGAGGACCAGAACACGGACGACGTATTTGAAGAGTTAAGAACTGTTCTTTCAGGAATATATCAATGTGAAAATCCAGGAAACGTAATGTTAGCTCATAATCTGAAaccaaataaatctgtttcaTTGCCGGCGTTGCACGAAAATAGCAAAAACATTAATTCATCAGGAGAACTACATTCAAGTGCAAGGCAAACACCTCATAGGCTTTCAAGATTATCGTCTGCTAGTCGGCGGTTCAGGCCAGCATTCCGGCCACAGGCTATTCGGATGGCGACATTTGTATCCTCTTTACGTAGTGGACGCTCAAGTCGTGGACTAACCAAAACATCTATGAGTATAAAACGATTAATTCAAGACCACCGACCGAAAAAATTCCGTGTTAATTCAACAACAAGCGATATTCAGGAAAATCACGTGACGGCAATGTGTTCTTTGCCAGGTGGTGAACTGCTAGCTATTGACGGTAAAAATAACAAAGTAAAACTGTTTTCCAAGAGCGATGTTTTCATAACGGAACTTGACTTCGGGAGCTCAGTTTGGGATTTGACAACCATTTCTAAATTTGAGGTCCTTGTAACGTGTCCGAGTGAAGGCAAACTGCAACGCGTAAAAGTAACCACAGGAGCACATGGTTGTGAACTCGCGAAAACTAGTTACATCTTGACACAAAAAGAATGCCGTGCGATATGTTTCATTGGTAACAAAGTTTATGTGTCATACAGTGGTATCAAACCTTGtatcaaaattttatcaaaagatGGAATAATGTTCAGGTCAATAGAGCCTTGCACGGGGAAAATAACGCTCTTCAAGAACCCGTTGTACATGCTTGTGACAAAGCTGGGAAAACTGATTTACGTATCCGACTTTTCCCTGCAAAGGGTGGTTAAAATTGATCAAAAGGGAAAATTGCATGGTGTTATTGATCTGAGTCCTGGCTGGCCTCTTGGTTTGGGTACGACAAAGGACGAAATGTTGATCGTTGCTTCGAGCGGGActaatgatatcaaaatcattacTCGAGGAAGCTTAAATACTTCAGTCGAATCAGATCTGTTAGAAAGCGATCCTTGTGCGATCACTGTTAAAGAAACGAAAGAAGGGAAACAACTCTACATTGCATGCACTGGAAGTAGTTTCGTAAATGTTTTCGCAATGGTTTAA